The Rhizoctonia solani chromosome 4, complete sequence genome contains a region encoding:
- a CDS encoding eukaryotic translation initiation factor 5 — protein MAKVVNIRRDVDDKFYRYKMPSLLTKIEGKGNGIKTVIPNMSDVSRALSRPPTYPTKFFGCELGAQTTFDEKADRYIVNGAHDATRLRELLDAFIDKFVLCADCKNPETDLIIDKSEMITRDCKACGSRTDVDMRHKLTTFIIKNPPKKAKKDKKAKGENKDKDKEAGSAEEEAADGGSDDEFTKTLKAQAAELPTAEQAARGGADEDWALDTSEAAVKARQKEMAGLNLGDSDEEADGADPHSELAVWLEGNRSSSAVDIYKKIEELGIERKHKTAEILGRALFTENIEKEIPTYAPLLVKVVTGEKHQKSLLGGIERFVGVDHPSLIPAVPKILMAFYQADILEEEIVVQWGKHLSKKYVDRDVSKRVRKAAGPFVEWLAAAEDESEEE, from the exons ATGGCTAAAGTTGTTAATATCCGCCGCGACGTCGAT GACAAATTCTACCGTTACAA GATGCCCTCGCTCTTGACCAAGATCGAAGGCAAAGGTAATGGTATTAAGACCGTTATTCCAAACATGTCCGACGTCTCCCGCGCTCTCAGCCGACCTCCTACCT ACCCCACTAAATTCTTCGGATGCGAACTTGGCGCTCAAACAACATTTGACGAAAAGGCTGACCGATACATTGTTAATGGTGCACACGACGCAACCCGTCTGCGTGAACTCTTGGACGCATTTATCGACAAATTTGTCCTTTGCGCTGATTGCAAGAATCCCGAAACTGATTTGATCATTGACAAATCTGAGATGATCACAAGAGATTGCAAAGCTTGTGGCTCTCGCACCGACGTTGACATGCGACACAAACTTACTACATTTATCATCAAGAATCCGCCCAAGAAGGCCAAAAAGGATAAGAAGGCCAAGGGAGagaacaaagacaaagacaaggAGGCCGGAAGtgctgaagaagaagcagcaGATGGCGGTTCGGACGACGAGTTCACGAAGACCCTCAAGGCCCAGGCAGCTGAGCTTCCGACTGCCGAACAAGCTGCTCGTGGAGGAGCCGATGAAGACTGGGCCTTGGACACTTCCGAGGCAGCCGTCAAGGCTCGCCAGAAGGAAATGGCCGGCCTGAATCTGGGTGATTCGGATGAAGAGGCAGATGGCGCAGATCCACACAGCGAACTTGCGGTCTGGCTCGAAGGTAATCGGTCATCTAGCGCGGTCGATATCTACAAGAAGATCGAAGAGCTGGGTATTGAGCGTAAGCACAAAACGGCCGAGATCCTCGGACGTGCGCTCTTCACCGAGAATATCGAGAAGGAGATTCCTACGTATGCACCTCTCCTAGTCAAG GTGGTAACAGGCGAAAAGCACCAAAAGTCTCTGCTTGGGGGCATCGAGCGGTTTGTAGGCGTCGACCACCCGAGCCTTATTCCGGCAGTGCCCAAGATTCTTATGGCATTCTATCAAGCCGATATACTCGAAGAAGAGATTGTCGTCCAGTGGGGCAAGCATCTAAGCAAGAAGTATGTCGATCGTGATGTGAGCAAACGTGTGCGCAAGGCGGCCGGCCCATTTGTCGAG TGGCTTGC
- a CDS encoding Rab-GTPase-TBC domain protein: protein MRSGLSAWIGQFACLSQLQRRRPAGMASEMEQMNYQSRMHAFEEILDSSSALRVVDVLQLRALSLQGIPEHPVWMRSRIWRLLLGALPPEKDKWEETANKSRMRYYDVAAQLLAPIQTAPSPEYPLNARDKLLDTIAKDVDRTQPRIPFFRQPIDPLQIWPKPAPSTSGSEPELLELAIVQRVVRFGNSAPPPAPRTPEIRVMEVAPPSTNEEDNDGTHDSNTDENTTNTNSKENNTNADSDEDSDDKPLAFKAGGRSSLGLSLNGLSPNVSPRPPTLQLNGHSEPDNDDDAKTHAHILLRILYVYSLLHPHHPYTQGLNELLAPLYYAVFEGRSASLRSYGFGVKHEEMVEEAAIRAAGGQIHGRSQAYPPEDEEDDSTQHIEADTFWLFVELMGELGSIVGDPGDWSLPPVASGSGEGCETVGGYGQEIAGPKITLFLVDLPLAALLPTWDTLFAQDPSTPETNPKIEFLVNVCVALLLGVRDKLVRAGNKRGGVGLWGEEEEEDDDVPLSMIQPQPLSPNTLPMNDAFVQGMLLLQRYPLESVGLAWVINKAFELGAKRAAGFGIIEQNNPNGAGWGAGAWDVAAAMRNRVAGWRSVSGGSVPASIPGPESEDAAPAASVPEVLVSPPPGAPSLASVGGKIRQYTETFKQSDAAASLSKASTNWSLAVMSAWNRSGGTQESQQPSEEAPSPPPKESSRGHGRSGSWAGWGAMAMAAAKQRAAAITKARPADIPESVAEEPLEERPTHIRTDSRKWEPQDRERQPGDRSQSLSPTALAKVMATTQPFVPQPRATTYSHLPAPMPRSAQDPPSDYEPPPRPAVFKNPRDSWLPTPNRLDTPGSQEDDANHAPAPSPNHRFTMTLPGWSAMPPPASPSHSSTAKKTTGPKPLLLGKTRQTTTNTSRFSRMSRQSSISSSTGSHREWELMTSLSPRSDSGSMIGRPDSGSFAGRSRRSMGTASMPASAAGSLAPSEDEAVVVGLGLRNASSDQGSPPLIVPRERPTSRELKRTSSPLSLSVGTGSDSPKSWQLADGPVTAEPAPVRKWELTDGPVEPKAKAETLPAQLDPETIARSIVHRYELTDGPAPNKTLSLGVASIMHESPAESPVVPPAPRKWELSDNPVPRIQPQAPALTADSDAADSPILAPGETRKGWPKRSSSNRPANLNIRTKSRPLSTATITPSGDSLHTPLPEKDLVTPTSATSIPYLGSPSPGATETPLPQTEERTPRRKKQTQTERKTKAGKGARTPEVMSEEDGVKADAEDGEDFDEFLSSYETETDDPAGQAR, encoded by the exons ATGAGAAGCGGTCTAAGCGCTTGGATTGGTCAGTTTGCTTGTCTCTCCCAGCTGCAACGACGGCGACCAGCAGGGATGGCTTCCGAAATGGAACAAATGAACTATCAGTCCAG GATGCATGCATTCGAAGAGATCCTGGACTCATCGTCGGCACTTCGTGTCGTTGACGTCCTTCAACTTCGGGCTCTATCACTACAGG GAATACCCGAGCATCCGGTCTGGATGAGATCAAGGATATGGCG TCTGCTCTTGGGCGCTCTTCCTCCAGAAAAGGACAAGTGGGAAGAAACAGCAAACAAATCTCGAATGCGTTACTAT GACGTAGCCGCACAGCTTCTTGCACCTATTCAAACAGCTCCTTCG CCCGAATATCCACTAAATGCGCGCGATAAGCTGCTGGACACGATTGCCAAAGATGTAGATCGCACACAGCCTCGTATTCCGTTTTTCAGACAACCTATCGACCCCCTCCAAATATGGCCTAAACCCGCACCGTCGACCTCTGGCTCGGAGCCTGAGCTTCTCGA ACTGGCTATAGTTCAACGCGTTGTCCGGTTTGGCAACAGCGCTCCGCCGCCCGCCCCACGCACACCCGAAATCAGGGTCATGGAAGTGGCGCCCCCATCCACGAACGAAGAAGACAACGATGGAACACATGATTCAAACACTGATGAAAATACCACAAATACCAATTCGAAGGAAAACAATACCAACGCCGACTCTGACGAAGACTCTGACGACAAGCCCTTGGCTTTCAAGGCCGGTGGCCGTTCTTCACTCGGTTTGAGTCTCAACGGACTTTCCCCAAATGTATCACCTCGGCCTCCCACACTCCAGCTTAACGGGCATTCCGAACCTGATAACGACGACGACGCCAAGACTCATGCCCATATTCTCTTACGGATTCTATACGTTTATTCTCTACTGCACCCACACCATCCCTACACCCAAGGACTTAACGAACTCCTTGCGCCATTATATTATGCAGTGTTTGAAGGTAGGTCGGCCAGTTTGCGGTCCTATGGATTTGGTGTGAAACACGAAGAAATGGTCGAGGAAGCGGCGATCCGGGCTGCAGGAGGG CAGATCCATGGACGTAGCCAAGCCTATCCGCCtgaagatgaagaggatGACTCGACACAACATATCGAAGCTGACACGTTCTGGCTCTTTGTCGAACTCATGGGCGAGCTGGGAAGTATTGTTGGGGATCCAGGTGACTGGTCTTTACCTCCTGTTGCCTCTGGGAGTGGAGAGGG ATGCGAGACTGTGGGAGGATATG GTCAAGAAATCGCTGGACCCAAAATTACCCTATTTCTCGTA GACCTTCCCTTGGCAGCCCTTCTCCCGACCTGGGATACTCTCTTTGCACAGGACCCGAGCACACCAGAAACCAATCCCAAAATCGAATTCCTCGTCAATGTGTGTGTTGCGCTCTTGCTAGGTGTTCGCGATAAGCTTGTCAGGGCCGGGAACAAACGTGGCGGTGTCGGACTATGGggcgaagaagaggaagaggatgatgATGTCCCTCTAAGCATGATTCAACCCCAGCCTCTCAGTCCCAACACGCTGCCAATGAACGATGCATTTGTACAGGGTATGCTTCTGTTGCAACGCTATCCTCTCGAATCAGTTGGGTTGGCGTGGGTGATCAACAAAGCTTTCGAATTAGGAGCGAAGCGGGCTGCTGGGTTTGGAATTATCGAACAGAATAATCCGAATGGCGCCGGGTGGGGAGCCGGGGCATGGGACGTAGCTGCTGCTATGCGCAACCGTGTTGCGGGATGGAGGTCCGTCTCTGGCGGCTCGGTCCCTGCATCTATACCTGGGCCCGAGTCTGAAGACGCAGCACCCGCTGCCTCCGTTCCCGAAGTTCTCGTTTCACCACCACCAGGCGCACCATCTCTTGCATCAGTTGGCGGAAAAATCCGACAGTATACCGAGACATTCAAACAGAGCGATGCGGCAGCGTCCCTGAGCAAAGCATCAACTAATTGGAGCCTGGCAGTCATGTCTGCTTGGAATCGGAGTGGCGGTACCCAAGAATCGCAACAACCATCCGAGGAAGCACCCTCTCCGCCGCCCAAAGAGAGTAGCCGAGGACACGGTAGAAGTGGTAGCTGGGCTGGATGGGGAGCTATGGCGATGGCTGCTGCTAAACAACGCGCCGCCGCTATAACCAAGGCGCGCCCGGCAGACATTCCTGAGTCGGTAGCTGAAGAACCCCTCGAGGAGCGGCCAACGCATATCAGGACAGATAGCAGGAAATGGGAACCTCAGGATCGAGAGCGTCAACCAGGTGATAGGAGTCAATCTCTCAGTCCGACTGCTTTGGCTAAAGTTATGGCTACGACACAACCTTTTGTTCCTCAACCCCGTGCCACAACGTATTCTCATCTGCCAGCTCCGATGCCTCGATCTGCACAGGATCCTCCTTCGGACTATGAACCGCCTCCGCGCCCCGCGGTATTCAAGAACCCGAGGGACAGCTGGCTCCCCACACCCAATAGGTTGGACACTCCTGGTTCGCAGGAAGACGACGCCAACCATGCACCAGCTCCAAGTCCCAACCATCGGTTCACAATGACCTTGCCCGGGTGGAGTGCTATGCCTCCTCCAGCTTCACCATCGCACTCATCTACTGCAAAGAAAACGACCGGTCCCAAGCCTCTACTACTAGGCAAGACGCGCCAGACGACCACCAACACATCGCGCTTTAGCCGTATGTCGAGACAAAGCTCTATTTCGTCTTCAACTGGCAGTCATCGTGAATGGGAGCTCATGACTTCACTTAGCCCACGTTCTGACTCGGGTTCGATGATCGGACGCCCAGATTCTGGGTCATTTGCAGGGAGGTCAAGAAGGTCTATGGGAACTGCATCAATGCCTGCTAGCGCAGCCGGTTCACTTGCGCCCAGCGAGGACGaagctgttgttgttggacTTGGACTCAGGAATGCTTCGTCTGACCAAGGCAGTCCACCACTTATTGTCCCGCGTGAACGACCGACCTCTAGAGAATTAAAGAGGACCAGCTCTCCATTGAGTCTAAGTGTCGGAACAGGCTCCGACTCGCCCAAAAGTTGGCAACTTGCCGATGGGCCAGTCACTGCTGAGCCTGCGCCCGTACGCAAATGGGAACTAACGGACGGTCCTGTGGAACCCAAAGCCAAGGCAGAGACTCTGCCTGCACAGCTGGACCCTGAAACTATCGCTCGTTCAATAGTGCACAGATACGAATTGACTGACGGCCCCGCTCCAAACAAAACGCTCAGCCTAGGAGTGGCGTCTATCATGCATGAATCTCCGGCTGAATCACCTGTTGTTCCTCCCGCGCCGCGTAAATGGGAGCTATCAGATAATCCTGTACCACGTATTCAGCCCCAAGCcccagccctcacagccgaTTCAGATGCCGCCGACTCCCCAATTTTGGCACCCGGTGAAACTCGCAAAGGCTGGCCTAAACGCTCGTCCTCTAATCGCCCCGCAAACTTGAACATCCGTACCAAGAGTCGACCGCTGAGTACTGCAACCATCACCCCCTCTGGAGACAGCTTGCACACCCCACTACCAGAGAAGGATTTAGTCACTCCCACCTCGGCTACCAGTATACCTTACTTGGGCTCCCCTTCACCAGGAGCGACCGAAACACCATTGCCTCAAACTGAAGAACGCACCCCTCGGCGGAAAAAGCAAACCCAGACAGAGCGAAAAACCAAAGCCGGAAAAGGTGCACGTACTCCCGAGGTGATGAGCGAAGAGGATGGCGTGAAAGCAGATGCTGAGGATGGGGAGGATTTTGACGAGTTTTTGAGCTCGTATGAGACTGAGACGGATGATCCCGCTGGGCAGGCCCGATGA
- a CDS encoding pyridine nucleotide-disulfide oxidoreductase gives MADIKNIVVVGSGGGGVPLVQTLQKQINPVTHRIVVVEKRNYYAHWPSLLRASVTDEGSIDERGLVPNDRAFDSAVKVVRSGAKQITPTEVITESGETIPYEHLVFATGSTWSGPLALPDERENAIAHFRSFKKQLAAVDYILIVGGGAVGLEMAGEIQHHYPGKKITIVHGGTELMNSTYPHKFRKSLLDALTKKGAHVVLGDKISPDVLPEDGYVTTQSGTRIRADLVIPAAGGRPNTAVVSTLDSSVVTKSGTVLVTPELRVKLSSGAQNVWAIGDIIEWPEQKMVFKASTGHAPTVAKNILASVQGGKEAQYEGKPEMIFVTLGPKGGRGLAPFFGGVVIGDWIVSKMKSSGLFLDKIRGGLGY, from the exons ATGGCTGACATCAAGAACATTGTCGTAGTTGGAAG CGGTGGCGGGGGCGTCCCACTGGTCCAGACGCTGCAGAAACAAATCAACCCTGTGACTCACCGGATAG TTGTTGTTGAGAAGCGCAACTATTATGCTCACTGGCCATCCCTTCTT CGTGCCTCTGTCACTGACGAGGGATCTATCGATGAACGAGGCCTCGTGCCCAACGATCGTGCATTTGATTCTGCCGTCAAGGTCGTCCGCTCCGGCGCCAAGCAGATCACACCCACTGAAGTCATCACCGAGTCGGGTGAAACTATCCCATACGAGCACCTTGTCTTTGCGACCGGTAGTACTTGGAGTGGTCCACTCGCTCTTCCTGACGAGAGAGAGAATGCTATCGCCCACTTCCGGTCGTTCAAGAAGCAGCTTGCTGCTGTTGATTACATACTTATCGTCGGAGGTGGTGCCGTTGGCCTTG AGATGGCCGGGGAGATTCAGCATCACTACCCTGGCAAGAAGATCACAATTGTCCACGGCGGTACCGAGCTCATGAACTCCACATACCCCCACAAGTTCCGCAAGTCCCTCCTCGACGCACTCACAAAGAAAGGCGCTCACGTCGTACTCGGCGACAAGATATCACCCGACGTCCTCCCCGAAGACGGATATGTCAccacccagtccggcacacgTATCCGAGCTGACCTTGTCATCCCAGCCGCAGGAGGTCGTCCTAACA CCGCTGTCGTGAGCACGCTCGACTCCAGCGTAGTCACCAAGTCTGGGACAGTGCTCGTCACTCCCGAGCTTCGCGTCAAGCTCTCTTCGGGTGCGCAGAACGTGTGGGCTATCGGAGACATCATCGAGTGGCCTGAACAAAAG ATGGTGTTCAAGGCCAGCACCGGACATGCGCCTACGGTAGCGAAGAACATACTGGCGAGCGTTCAGGGCGGGAAGGAAGCTCAGTACGAAGGGAAGCCTGAGATGATATTTGTGACACTGGGACCGAAAGGAGGGCGTGGGCTTGCACCGTTCTTCGGAGGGGTGGTTATAGGGGACTGGATAGTAAGCAAGATGAAGTCGTCGGGACTATTCTTGGACAAGATTCGCGGAGGTCTCGGATATTAA